Proteins encoded within one genomic window of Bradyrhizobium sp. CB1717:
- a CDS encoding IS66 family transposase, which produces MLLAERCESERLRQIIKEMQRHRFGRRAETLPEDQMLLGLEDVEQVAAYGETAQNVSAPEGRDARARKRRGNRGALPAHLPRIEIIVDIENKSCPCCQGELHRIGEDRSERLDLVPAQFRILVTRRPKYACRACEDGVMQAPAAARLIEGGLPTEATVAQVLVSKYADHLPLYRQAQIYARQGIELDRSTLADWVGQAAFHLRPLHERLLGKLRQRPKLFADETTMPVLDPGRGRTKTGQLWAYAADDRPWGGVDPPGVAYVYAPDRKADRPIAHLAGFKGILQVDGYAGYAKLAERGDVELAFCWAHMRRNFYELATPGPAPIASEALKHIAEFYAIEKDIRGRSAEERRLVRQQKSRPLANTFQKWLHAKLALISQKGKLADAIRYALSRWDGLTRFIDDGRIELDNNAVERSIRPITLNRKNALFAGSDGGAEHWAIIASLVETCKLNDVDPLAYLTDALTSIVNGHPNRDIDQLLPWAYRAQALKAVA; this is translated from the coding sequence ATGCTGCTTGCCGAGCGGTGCGAGAGCGAACGGCTGCGTCAGATCATCAAGGAAATGCAGCGACACCGGTTTGGCCGGCGGGCGGAGACGCTACCCGAAGATCAGATGCTGCTGGGCCTGGAAGACGTCGAGCAAGTCGCCGCGTACGGCGAGACGGCACAGAACGTCAGTGCACCTGAAGGCCGCGATGCGCGAGCTCGCAAGCGCCGCGGCAACCGTGGCGCGTTGCCGGCGCACCTGCCGCGGATCGAGATCATCGTCGACATCGAGAACAAGTCCTGTCCCTGCTGCCAAGGCGAGTTGCACCGGATCGGTGAGGACAGAAGCGAGCGGCTGGACTTGGTCCCGGCGCAGTTCCGGATCCTCGTGACCCGCCGGCCCAAATACGCCTGCCGGGCCTGCGAGGATGGCGTCATGCAGGCGCCAGCCGCGGCTAGGCTGATCGAGGGCGGATTGCCGACCGAGGCTACCGTCGCCCAGGTGCTGGTCTCCAAATATGCCGATCACCTGCCGCTCTACCGGCAGGCGCAGATTTACGCCCGTCAGGGCATTGAGCTCGATCGTTCAACGTTGGCGGACTGGGTAGGACAAGCAGCCTTCCACCTGCGTCCGCTGCATGAGCGCCTCCTCGGCAAGCTCAGGCAACGGCCAAAGCTGTTCGCTGACGAGACAACAATGCCGGTGCTTGATCCCGGCCGCGGGCGCACAAAGACCGGTCAGCTCTGGGCCTATGCGGCAGACGACCGACCATGGGGCGGCGTCGATCCGCCGGGCGTCGCCTATGTCTATGCCCCCGATCGCAAAGCCGATCGACCGATCGCTCATCTCGCAGGCTTCAAGGGAATCCTGCAGGTCGACGGCTATGCCGGCTACGCCAAACTCGCTGAGCGGGGCGACGTTGAGCTTGCGTTCTGTTGGGCGCACATGCGCCGCAACTTCTATGAGCTCGCGACACCTGGCCCGGCACCCATCGCGAGCGAGGCGCTCAAGCACATCGCCGAGTTCTACGCGATTGAGAAGGACATCCGCGGCCGCAGCGCCGAGGAGCGTCGCCTCGTGCGGCAGCAGAAAAGCCGGCCGCTTGCCAATACCTTCCAGAAGTGGTTACACGCAAAACTCGCCCTGATCAGCCAGAAGGGCAAGCTCGCCGACGCCATCCGCTATGCGCTCTCACGCTGGGACGGTCTGACGCGCTTCATCGATGACGGCCGCATCGAACTCGACAACAACGCCGTCGAACGTTCGATCCGTCCGATCACGCTCAACCGGAAAAATGCGCTGTTCGCAGGCTCCGACGGCGGCGCCGAGCACTGGGCCATCATCGCCTCCCTGGTCGAAACCTGTAAGCTGAATGACGTCGATCCGCTTGCTTACCTGACCGACGCGCTCACCAGCATCGTCAATGGTCATCCAAACCGCGACATCGACCAGCTACTGCCCTGGGCTTACCGCGCTCAAGCCCTCAAAGCCGTGGCCTGA
- the tnpB gene encoding IS66 family insertion sequence element accessory protein TnpB (TnpB, as the term is used for proteins encoded by IS66 family insertion elements, is considered an accessory protein, since TnpC, encoded by a neighboring gene, is a DDE family transposase.) — protein MIAASAGVRIMIATRPVDFRKGADGLAALVREQLHDDPFAGTIFVFRSKRADRLKIFAWDGSGLVLLWKRLEHSSFRWPPISDGVMRLSASQLAALMDGLDWSRLHARDIAQPTATS, from the coding sequence ATGATCGCGGCTTCGGCGGGCGTACGGATCATGATCGCGACGCGGCCGGTGGACTTCCGTAAAGGTGCGGATGGTCTGGCCGCGCTGGTGCGCGAGCAACTCCATGATGATCCATTCGCGGGAACGATTTTCGTCTTCCGTTCAAAGCGCGCGGATCGTTTGAAGATTTTTGCCTGGGACGGGTCCGGGCTCGTGCTGCTGTGGAAGCGGCTGGAGCATAGCTCGTTCCGCTGGCCACCGATCAGCGATGGCGTGATGCGTTTGTCTGCCTCACAGCTCGCCGCGCTGATGGACGGCCTGGACTGGTCGCGCCTGCATGCCCGCGACATTGCTCAGCCGACCGCAACGTCATAA
- a CDS encoding ABC transporter substrate-binding protein yields MVDIVRRKLLQGTALAGGLAAARSLFPAPAIAQIPKGTGEVVVYDGGGSWGEAKRIAYFEPFEKETGIKVIAQPRTDTGAVRASVLAGAPRYDVTILPGGKAPTFERDNLLLPIDYGYFEKADLGAFSPVKVGKFTVPAIIYSLFIAYDASKFASDAPNSWADVWDAQKFAGRRSLMAGTWASDGGTFEAALMADGVDPSKLYPLDWDRAFKSLSRVKPSILKWWNTGAEAPQMIIDKLITAGSAWNGRVSAANEQGAKIGYTWNQGMLQYDTWVVLKGTKNADNAFKFLAFSARAENQAKFAQHILYAPPNSRAFEHVPSERAKLLPTSPEARKLQFVQDYEFWNTVSSNGKANNEIAVAQWERWISGVR; encoded by the coding sequence ATGGTGGATATCGTCAGACGCAAGCTGCTTCAGGGCACCGCCTTGGCCGGGGGACTAGCGGCCGCGCGCTCGCTGTTTCCCGCCCCCGCGATTGCGCAAATCCCGAAGGGCACCGGTGAGGTCGTGGTCTACGACGGCGGCGGATCTTGGGGCGAGGCCAAGCGGATCGCCTATTTCGAGCCGTTCGAGAAAGAGACCGGCATCAAGGTCATAGCTCAACCGCGGACCGACACGGGAGCCGTGCGAGCGAGCGTGTTGGCCGGCGCTCCCCGATATGACGTGACGATTCTTCCTGGCGGCAAGGCCCCGACTTTCGAGCGGGACAATCTTCTGCTTCCGATCGACTATGGCTACTTCGAAAAGGCAGACCTCGGCGCGTTCAGTCCGGTCAAGGTCGGCAAGTTCACTGTGCCCGCGATCATCTATTCGCTGTTCATTGCGTATGACGCGTCGAAGTTTGCCTCCGATGCTCCGAACTCTTGGGCGGATGTCTGGGACGCCCAAAAATTTGCGGGACGGCGTTCACTCATGGCAGGAACCTGGGCCTCGGACGGCGGCACGTTCGAAGCAGCTCTGATGGCGGACGGTGTTGATCCGTCGAAGCTCTATCCACTTGATTGGGATCGCGCGTTCAAGAGTCTCAGCCGGGTCAAGCCGAGCATCTTGAAATGGTGGAACACCGGCGCGGAAGCTCCGCAGATGATCATTGATAAGTTGATCACGGCCGGTAGCGCCTGGAACGGCCGGGTTTCGGCAGCCAACGAGCAGGGGGCCAAGATCGGCTACACCTGGAATCAGGGAATGCTGCAGTACGACACCTGGGTGGTCCTGAAAGGCACGAAGAATGCGGACAATGCATTCAAGTTTCTTGCGTTCTCAGCGCGAGCCGAAAATCAGGCGAAATTCGCCCAGCACATTCTCTATGCGCCACCGAACTCGCGTGCATTCGAGCATGTGCCGTCTGAACGGGCAAAGCTCCTGCCGACCTCCCCCGAAGCACGGAAGCTGCAGTTCGTCCAGGACTACGAGTTCTGGAACACTGTGAGCTCCAACGGCAAGGCCAACAATGAAATTGCCGTTGCTCAATGGGAGCGTTGGATTTCCGGCGTACGGTAG
- a CDS encoding transposase, translating into MDTVHTAITEPVRRLEVFTGAGRRRKWSDEDKARIVAEIVASGDSVCSVARRHGLSPQQLFGWRRQLREAAGGHSEADEVQFVPAVMDAVVPAPTAHRERRVVRKPDSGIIEIEVDGITIRAGRGADTAMIASIVQALKASR; encoded by the coding sequence ATGGACACAGTGCATACTGCTATCACGGAGCCGGTGCGGCGGCTTGAGGTCTTCACCGGCGCCGGTCGTCGGCGGAAGTGGAGTGACGAGGACAAGGCGCGGATCGTCGCGGAGATCGTGGCGAGTGGCGACTCTGTGTGTTCCGTGGCTCGACGGCATGGATTGTCGCCGCAGCAGTTGTTTGGGTGGCGGCGTCAGTTGCGAGAAGCCGCAGGCGGTCATTCCGAGGCGGACGAAGTACAGTTTGTGCCGGCGGTGATGGACGCCGTGGTGCCGGCGCCGACTGCTCACCGGGAGCGCAGAGTGGTGCGCAAGCCAGATAGCGGGATCATCGAGATTGAAGTCGACGGCATCACGATCCGAGCCGGTCGTGGAGCGGATACGGCGATGATTGCGTCGATCGTCCAGGCGCTGAAGGCGAGCCGGTGA
- a CDS encoding antibiotic biosynthesis monooxygenase family protein codes for MSLLRPLDPSFPIDRQIAIEANSVVLVNLFTLDKADEAAFLKTWQDDAAFMKRQPGFISTQLHRALGDSSTYLNYAVWESTAHFRAAFTHPDFLAKIATYPASAIASPHLFQKVAVPGICVA; via the coding sequence ATGTCGTTGCTACGCCCACTGGACCCTTCCTTCCCGATCGACCGCCAGATTGCTATCGAGGCAAATTCGGTCGTCCTGGTGAACTTATTCACTCTCGACAAAGCCGATGAGGCGGCTTTTCTCAAAACCTGGCAGGACGACGCAGCGTTCATGAAGCGACAGCCGGGCTTCATTTCCACTCAGCTGCACAGAGCTCTCGGCGACAGTTCGACCTATCTGAACTACGCCGTCTGGGAATCCACCGCACACTTCCGCGCGGCCTTCACCCATCCTGACTTTCTAGCAAAAATCGCCACCTATCCGGCCTCGGCGATAGCTTCCCCTCATCTGTTCCAGAAAGTTGCCGTGCCCGGCATCTGCGTTGCCTAG
- a CDS encoding IS66 family transposase, whose amino-acid sequence MSETTDQLPTDIEALQALVAAACAERDAAIAKCDAAIAKCDAAIAKCDAAIAERDQALSQMDRLQHLLRQLQRAQFGRRSEKLDPEQLQLAIEDIEQAIASDEAAQDRKDTAGARQRAERRRASRGALPAHLPHIDVTIAPEVTCCPCCRAPLHVIGEETSRRLDVVPAQFRVIVTHRPKYACRACTDGVVQAPAPERLIKGGLPTEAMVAHVLVAKYAWHLPLYRQAQMLLAQGIDIKRSVLAFWVGYAAAELRPLWLRLRETILTARNIAVDETTAPVLDPGRGRTKKGFFWAIARDDRPWGGADPPAVAYTYAPGRGAVHALKLLDGYRGIVQCDGYTVYKTIANTAPDAAITLAFCWAHLRRRFFDVVQDGPAPIASEALERIAALYAVEKTIRGRSADERRAVRQERSKPQVAALKAWFEQQLTRVSGKATIAEHIRYALNHWGGLTRFLDDGRIELDTNIVERSIRPLVLNRKNALFAGHDEGAENWACIASLIETCKLCGVEPQAYLTDVLTRLVNLWPASRLDELMPWAWSAEQANSLTA is encoded by the coding sequence GTGAGCGAGACCACGGATCAGCTTCCGACCGATATTGAGGCGCTGCAGGCGCTGGTTGCCGCGGCATGCGCGGAGCGCGACGCTGCGATCGCAAAGTGCGACGCTGCGATCGCAAAGTGCGACGCTGCGATCGCAAAGTGCGACGCTGCGATCGCCGAACGCGACCAGGCGCTGTCGCAAATGGATCGCCTTCAGCATCTCTTGCGCCAGCTGCAACGCGCGCAGTTCGGTCGCCGCTCGGAGAAGCTCGATCCTGAGCAGTTGCAGCTGGCGATCGAAGACATCGAGCAGGCCATTGCCAGCGACGAGGCGGCTCAGGACCGGAAGGACACGGCAGGCGCACGCCAGCGCGCTGAACGGCGTCGCGCCAGCCGTGGTGCGCTTCCGGCCCATCTGCCGCATATCGACGTCACGATTGCCCCGGAAGTGACCTGCTGCCCGTGCTGCCGCGCGCCTCTGCATGTGATCGGTGAGGAGACCTCACGGCGGCTCGACGTCGTCCCGGCGCAGTTCCGCGTGATCGTCACCCACCGTCCCAAATACGCCTGTCGGGCCTGCACGGATGGCGTGGTTCAGGCGCCGGCGCCGGAGCGGCTGATCAAGGGCGGCTTGCCGACCGAGGCGATGGTCGCCCATGTGCTGGTCGCCAAATATGCCTGGCACCTGCCGCTCTATCGGCAGGCTCAGATGCTGCTGGCGCAGGGCATCGACATCAAGCGCTCGGTTCTGGCGTTCTGGGTCGGCTATGCGGCCGCGGAGCTTCGTCCGCTCTGGCTCAGGCTGCGCGAGACCATTCTGACCGCGCGCAACATCGCGGTCGACGAGACCACAGCGCCAGTGCTCGATCCCGGCCGCGGCCGCACCAAGAAGGGCTTCTTCTGGGCCATCGCACGCGACGATCGGCCGTGGGGCGGAGCCGATCCGCCGGCAGTGGCCTACACTTACGCGCCCGGTCGCGGCGCCGTCCACGCGCTGAAGCTGCTCGACGGTTATCGCGGCATCGTGCAATGCGACGGCTATACCGTCTACAAGACCATTGCCAACACCGCGCCTGACGCGGCGATCACGCTCGCCTTCTGCTGGGCTCATCTGCGGCGGCGCTTCTTCGACGTTGTCCAGGACGGTCCTGCCCCGATCGCCAGTGAAGCTCTCGAGCGTATCGCCGCTCTCTATGCCGTCGAGAAGACGATCAGGGGCCGCAGCGCCGATGAGCGCCGTGCCGTCCGCCAGGAGCGCAGCAAGCCGCAGGTCGCGGCGCTCAAGGCCTGGTTCGAGCAGCAACTCACCCGCGTCTCGGGCAAAGCGACAATCGCCGAGCACATCCGTTACGCTTTGAACCACTGGGGTGGCCTGACGCGATTCCTCGACGACGGCCGCATCGAGCTCGACACAAATATTGTCGAGCGGAGCATCCGTCCTCTTGTCCTTAATCGCAAGAATGCGCTGTTCGCTGGGCATGATGAGGGCGCGGAGAACTGGGCCTGCATCGCTTCGCTGATCGAGACCTGCAAGCTCTGCGGCGTCGAGCCGCAGGCCTATCTGACCGACGTCCTCACCAGACTCGTCAACCTCTGGCCGGCCTCGCGTCTGGACGAACTCATGCCCTGGGCGTGGAGCGCCGAGCAAGCTAACAGCCTCACCGCTTGA
- a CDS encoding MarR family winged helix-turn-helix transcriptional regulator encodes MKKAERTPEGDALTDLVLDLFRLDSLLLTAGDRLVAPLGLTSARWQVLGAIVSAERPQPVAWLARDLGGNRQNVQRIINDLHREGLVSFEVNPHHRRAQLVVLTENGQRAFEAAMELQAPWINDLSEGLSVKDIRIVHRVITALRDKLEGAGGCATSFSK; translated from the coding sequence ATGAAAAAAGCCGAGCGAACCCCCGAGGGTGACGCCCTGACCGACCTTGTTCTCGATCTTTTCAGGCTCGACAGCCTACTTCTGACGGCCGGCGACCGTCTGGTCGCCCCGCTTGGCCTAACAAGCGCACGCTGGCAGGTGCTTGGCGCCATTGTGTCCGCCGAACGTCCCCAACCGGTCGCTTGGCTCGCACGCGACCTCGGCGGCAATCGTCAAAACGTGCAGCGGATTATCAATGATCTGCACAGGGAGGGCCTCGTATCTTTTGAGGTCAACCCGCATCACCGACGGGCGCAGCTCGTCGTGCTCACTGAGAATGGACAGCGTGCCTTCGAAGCCGCAATGGAATTGCAGGCTCCCTGGATCAACGATCTTTCAGAAGGGCTATCGGTCAAGGATATACGGATTGTCCATCGCGTGATCACGGCCTTGCGAGATAAGCTTGAGGGCGCGGGCGGCTGTGCCACCAGTTTCTCGAAATAG
- a CDS encoding DUF3892 domain-containing protein, producing MAKRARIRYANKTDRKNPHERITHVGGVNPDGKPWKRSIDQVVKDIESAEWEFYVEENGRRVGVVGATHNGHKYIKTTADDIQPDNVLPLLAECPE from the coding sequence ATGGCCAAACGCGCACGCATTCGTTACGCCAACAAGACGGACAGAAAGAATCCTCACGAAAGAATAACACATGTCGGCGGAGTAAACCCCGATGGAAAGCCGTGGAAGCGGTCCATCGACCAGGTTGTCAAAGATATCGAGAGCGCCGAATGGGAGTTCTATGTCGAAGAAAATGGACGCAGGGTTGGTGTGGTTGGAGCCACGCACAACGGGCACAAGTACATCAAGACAACGGCCGACGACATTCAACCAGACAATGTTCTCCCGCTCCTAGCCGAGTGCCCCGAATGA
- a CDS encoding Lrp/AsnC family transcriptional regulator: protein MAVTRTDLDRLDLKLLMLLQENNLQTSEELAERVGLSPTSCLRRLRRLRENGAIMSDVSIISPSVAGKRVTSIVLVALEQEQLDLLHTFKNRMSAYPEVTQCYYVTGSADFILVVNTASMEEYGAFTERAFFPDKNIKSFNTYVSMQTVKFTTRINLDVS, encoded by the coding sequence ATGGCTGTCACGCGCACTGACCTCGATCGCCTCGATCTGAAGCTTCTCATGCTGCTGCAGGAGAATAATCTGCAGACCTCTGAGGAACTGGCAGAACGCGTGGGACTTTCGCCGACTTCTTGCCTGCGTCGACTCAGGCGATTGCGCGAAAACGGGGCGATCATGTCCGACGTCTCGATCATATCGCCTTCGGTCGCCGGCAAACGGGTCACGTCGATCGTGCTTGTTGCGCTCGAGCAAGAGCAGCTCGACCTTCTGCACACCTTTAAAAATCGAATGAGCGCCTATCCTGAGGTTACGCAGTGCTACTACGTAACGGGTTCGGCTGATTTCATTCTGGTCGTCAACACTGCCTCTATGGAGGAATATGGGGCTTTCACTGAGCGAGCATTCTTTCCCGACAAGAACATCAAGTCATTCAACACATATGTGTCGATGCAGACGGTCAAGTTCACCACCCGCATCAATCTTGACGTATCCTGA
- a CDS encoding aminotransferase class V-fold PLP-dependent enzyme: protein MSDLSDADVVRLRADTPGVAHRIHFNNAGAALMPSPVVDGMVAYLRREATIGGYEASAESTARLEGVYDSIARLVGSKREEIALTENATLAWQRAFYSLRFGPGDRILTTSAEFAANYVAFLQVARRTGARVEVIPDDADQVMDPEALERMIDERVRLIAITWIPTNGGLVNPAETVGRIARTHSVPYLLDACQAVGQIPVDVRALGCDMLTATGRKFLRGPRGTGFLYMRDDFLKDIEPAMIDLFGAPWVGPERYELRSDARRFETWEANYAARVGLGVAVDYALSIGIDRIERRCRLLANELRAALGAIPGVSLHDLGDRPASIVSFTIRNVGAREVMRRLAAGKINVSVSPPTSTPLDSTRRDLPDIVRASPHYYNTFQEVETLVSAVHRICT from the coding sequence ATCAGCGATCTTTCCGATGCCGACGTCGTTCGCTTGCGAGCGGATACGCCCGGCGTTGCACACCGAATCCACTTCAATAATGCCGGCGCTGCGTTGATGCCGAGCCCCGTCGTCGATGGCATGGTCGCATACCTCCGGCGCGAAGCCACAATCGGCGGCTACGAAGCGAGTGCTGAAAGCACGGCGCGTTTGGAGGGCGTATACGATAGCATTGCTCGACTAGTCGGCTCAAAGCGCGAAGAAATTGCGCTGACTGAGAATGCCACTCTGGCATGGCAGCGCGCCTTCTATTCGCTCCGCTTTGGCCCTGGCGACCGAATTCTGACCACCTCCGCAGAGTTTGCGGCAAACTATGTTGCGTTCTTGCAGGTCGCCCGCCGTACGGGCGCACGGGTCGAGGTTATACCCGACGACGCCGATCAGGTTATGGACCCGGAGGCGCTCGAGCGAATGATTGATGAGCGCGTAAGGCTGATCGCCATCACGTGGATACCGACCAACGGCGGCTTGGTGAACCCAGCGGAAACCGTGGGACGCATTGCGCGCACTCATAGTGTTCCCTACCTGCTGGATGCGTGCCAGGCTGTTGGCCAGATCCCCGTCGACGTCCGCGCACTTGGTTGCGACATGCTGACGGCAACAGGTCGGAAATTCTTGCGTGGTCCGCGCGGAACCGGCTTCCTCTACATGCGCGACGATTTCCTAAAGGACATTGAACCGGCCATGATAGATCTGTTCGGCGCACCTTGGGTTGGACCTGAGCGCTACGAACTTAGATCGGACGCACGACGATTCGAGACGTGGGAAGCGAACTATGCGGCCCGGGTTGGACTTGGGGTCGCTGTCGATTACGCACTTTCAATCGGCATCGATAGAATCGAACGACGTTGCCGCCTGCTTGCGAACGAATTGCGCGCAGCACTCGGCGCAATCCCGGGAGTGTCGCTGCACGATCTCGGAGATCGTCCCGCTTCAATCGTCTCCTTCACCATTCGCAATGTGGGTGCACGCGAGGTCATGCGTCGGTTGGCAGCAGGGAAAATCAATGTGTCAGTCTCACCACCAACAAGCACCCCGTTAGACTCAACGCGCAGAGACCTTCCTGATATCGTCCGCGCATCGCCGCACTACTACAATACATTCCAGGAGGTCGAAACTCTCGTGTCGGCTGTCCACCGAATATGCACTTGA
- a CDS encoding IS110 family transposase: protein MEDNNALFVGLDVSKDRHAVAVAESGRNGEVRYLGEIPSDNASVGRLVRKLARPGLRLRFCYEAGPTGYGLKREIEALGHECAVIAPSLIPRKPGDRIKTNRRDAEKLARLYRAGELTEIWTPDAAHEAMRDLIRAREAAVKDRTRKRQEIRSFLLRHGKIFPGLKAWGTKYFKWMHGLRFAYSGQQTVLQELIVAEAQCRERVLRLEKAIEDSMLDWPLAPVVERLQALRGVRLICAATFMVEVGDVRRFTNPRQLMAYLGLVPSERSTGDAVRRGGITKTGNARVRRVLAETAWTYRYPAKLGKRKYFASRHMPEVVREIAWKAQARLTKRYRALVARGKRSTVAVTAVARELAAFMWAIARIDDQPATT, encoded by the coding sequence GTGGAAGATAATAACGCCCTTTTCGTAGGTTTGGATGTTTCCAAAGATCGACATGCAGTTGCGGTTGCCGAGAGCGGGCGCAACGGTGAAGTTCGCTATCTGGGTGAAATACCCTCTGACAACGCGTCGGTAGGACGGCTCGTCCGCAAGCTCGCGCGGCCAGGTTTACGTTTGAGATTTTGCTATGAGGCTGGGCCGACGGGATATGGGCTGAAGCGAGAGATCGAAGCGCTTGGCCATGAATGTGCTGTTATTGCCCCGTCCCTTATTCCACGCAAGCCCGGCGATCGGATCAAAACAAACCGCCGGGATGCTGAGAAGCTTGCCCGGTTGTACCGCGCCGGCGAACTGACGGAGATCTGGACCCCGGATGCAGCGCATGAGGCTATGCGTGACTTGATCCGTGCGCGGGAGGCAGCGGTGAAGGATCGGACCCGCAAACGACAGGAGATCCGATCCTTCCTGTTGCGACATGGCAAGATTTTTCCCGGCTTGAAAGCCTGGGGAACGAAGTACTTTAAGTGGATGCACGGGCTCCGCTTTGCGTATTCGGGCCAGCAAACTGTCCTGCAGGAGTTGATCGTCGCGGAGGCGCAGTGCCGGGAAAGAGTATTGCGTTTGGAAAAGGCGATCGAAGACAGCATGCTCGACTGGCCGCTTGCACCGGTGGTCGAACGTTTACAGGCTTTGCGCGGGGTCCGACTCATTTGCGCAGCGACTTTCATGGTTGAGGTCGGTGATGTCCGCCGCTTTACGAACCCGCGGCAGTTAATGGCCTATCTCGGCCTTGTACCTTCGGAACGCTCGACCGGTGACGCCGTACGCCGTGGTGGCATCACCAAGACCGGAAATGCCCGAGTGCGCCGGGTTTTGGCTGAGACCGCCTGGACTTACCGCTATCCGGCTAAGTTGGGAAAACGAAAGTACTTCGCAAGTCGCCACATGCCTGAGGTCGTGCGAGAGATCGCATGGAAGGCTCAGGCGCGTTTGACCAAGCGTTACCGAGCCCTCGTTGCTCGCGGCAAGCGCAGCACGGTGGCGGTGACCGCGGTCGCTCGCGAGCTTGCTGCCTTCATGTGGGCCATCGCGAGAATAGACGATCAGCCGGCGACGACCTAA
- a CDS encoding diaminopropionate ammonia-lyase: MVPTSKPAGTPSETLANHRPFLLRNRSPGLKQAPWWCDRNAGNEPLRLLQACPRYAPTSLISLPRTAEKLGLGEIWIKDETQRLGIGSFKGLGGAYAVLKLAMKHVERRTGRSILPAELAEPGVRSMLSGLTFSCASDGNHGRSVSAGARLIGARAVVYLHAGVSDERAAHISRLGAAIVRVAGDYNDSVEAAAKAASQDGWIAVPDTVGPGEDDTACTFVVQGYAILIDEIIAATAGQSKPFTHVLVQAGVGGLAASVFGHGSARGLFGRDTHLWIIEPERSACLYESARAKMPVRLPPGPATNMSMLECQSPSLLVWPIIEELTSGYITVTDEEAADAVRLLNEGVSGDQRLRVGESGAAGLAGLLRAAEVKDRKRLGLDQSAKVLLFATEGPTDLSVWSGNEKA, from the coding sequence TTGGTACCCACCTCAAAGCCCGCGGGAACTCCGTCGGAAACGCTTGCCAATCATCGGCCCTTTCTGCTGCGCAATCGTTCACCCGGCTTAAAACAGGCTCCTTGGTGGTGCGACCGCAACGCAGGAAATGAGCCCCTCCGCCTCCTTCAGGCCTGCCCGCGCTATGCACCGACCAGCCTGATTTCTCTGCCGCGTACCGCCGAAAAGCTGGGGCTCGGCGAAATCTGGATCAAGGATGAGACACAGCGGCTTGGCATAGGCAGCTTCAAGGGGCTCGGCGGAGCCTACGCAGTGCTGAAACTCGCAATGAAGCACGTTGAGAGGCGGACTGGACGCTCGATTCTGCCTGCAGAATTGGCGGAGCCGGGCGTACGATCTATGCTTTCAGGGCTCACATTTTCATGTGCTTCGGACGGCAACCATGGCCGTTCGGTTTCGGCCGGAGCGAGGCTCATCGGAGCGCGGGCGGTCGTATATCTCCACGCCGGCGTGAGCGACGAGCGGGCCGCTCATATCTCGCGGCTCGGCGCTGCGATCGTGCGCGTGGCCGGAGACTATAACGACTCGGTCGAGGCTGCGGCCAAGGCTGCCTCGCAGGACGGTTGGATCGCTGTCCCGGATACGGTCGGCCCCGGGGAGGACGACACCGCTTGCACGTTTGTGGTCCAGGGGTATGCGATACTGATCGATGAAATCATTGCGGCCACGGCAGGACAGTCAAAGCCGTTTACGCATGTTCTGGTTCAGGCTGGTGTTGGAGGTCTTGCAGCTAGCGTGTTCGGCCATGGCTCGGCACGGGGTCTATTCGGCCGCGATACCCATCTTTGGATCATCGAGCCAGAACGGTCGGCATGCCTTTACGAAAGCGCCCGAGCCAAGATGCCCGTGCGGCTCCCGCCTGGGCCTGCGACGAACATGTCGATGCTTGAATGCCAAAGCCCATCGTTATTGGTCTGGCCGATCATCGAAGAGTTGACCAGCGGCTACATCACGGTAACGGATGAAGAGGCCGCGGACGCGGTACGTTTGCTTAATGAGGGCGTTTCAGGCGATCAGCGTCTTCGCGTCGGAGAGTCGGGAGCGGCGGGATTGGCGGGCCTCTTAAGGGCAGCCGAAGTGAAGGACAGAAAGAGACTTGGCCTCGATCAGTCCGCCAAGGTTCTGCTCTTTGCCACGGAAGGGCCCACCGACCTATCGGTTTGGAGCGGAAACGAAAAGGCATGA